In the genome of Megalops cyprinoides isolate fMegCyp1 chromosome 18, fMegCyp1.pri, whole genome shotgun sequence, the window GCGTACCTTTTTCCGTTTGACCTTTGAGCGCGGCTTAGCCCAAAGGCTGTCGCAGTTTGCCATCAAAACCGCTCTTCGTTTACTGTAACGGGATGGGGGTTGTCAGCCTtaacaggttaaaaaaaaaaagaggagaggaatgaAAACACAGTCCAAAGTCTTTGAAAGTTGTTTAAGTGTAAACTCGGCAGATGGTTGGCCATTAAAGGAgtgtttaaagcatttttttaatgtccaAGCATGGAAaatctgtgtcattttcagcaaaGGCTCTTGGTGTTTCTTCATTTACCAGCCTTGCCAGTGATTGAGGTTAGTGAAAATGTGATGAGGGAAAATGGATAGCTGCAAGGGTTTGAGCAGCAGTCATTTGGGTCTGTCAGTATTTTAACAGCACGTCTTGCAGGCTGTTCTACGTCATTGCAGTGCAGCCTCAGTCTGCATTTAGGTATTGCTCTGAAATAAGTTTCTCTCCATTATTTTTAAGTCATTAGTAAGGGAGCATGCAGCCAAATGAGAAATGTCATCTTAACAGAGGTCTaattcacattttccacattgtcAGTGGCAAATCAAATGCTTATTATGATATCTGTAATAGGATctgcccaaaaaaaaagcaacaactgTTATCTTTGTATTTCAAAAGCAGTTCCCATGAAGGGGTATCTGTGGTGGTGTGTAATCGTGGGAAATTATGGactgaatggaaacaaatggaaaGGGTAATTGTGGCACATGGGACACAAGCGTATCCAGTAGACTACCTCTCTCTGATGCGATGGTTCGTTTTAACACAATGATGGCCGCATGCTATGTGCTAGGCAACATGAATTCCATAGTGTGCATAAATGGATTTGTTCTCTTTGGGATTGCTTGGGGGCTTCCCAGGGCAATTTAGTGTTTATCATGTTCTGTCTTCAGTCCCAAGTGTTTTTGTGCTGGAACTTCCATTGCCTCCCACCATACCCCTTTTCCTTCCAAACAGATATGCCTTAAACCACATCCTCCCTTAAACCACATCCTCCTGCTATTGTGGAACAgcaatgtagcacagtggtaaggagcaggacttgtatccgaaaggttgccggttcgattccccactgaggcactgctgttgtacccttaggaaaggtgcttaacccagaattgctgtggtagatatccagctgtgtaaatgggtaacgtaaaaatttcactctggataagagagtctgttaaatgccaataatgtaatgtaagatgcGTTGTGAGGGAAACGTGGCCGATATGCATGAGTGGCtagaaaggaaataaattaaagGCTTTATCAAACGTGGTAATATCTTCCTACACTTTTATCGTCAGTGCCTTCTGATACTTAaaacatcacattcattcagaATTAGTGTGCCGTAATTCTCCTTATCTGAGGATTTCTCACAAACATCTTGTCGTCAAGCTGATCACTCCGTTCTGAAGGGAGAGTTTGGGACTGAAGCAACTTCTACTCTATTGtttccttccctcccctttcccccttGATACTTGCTGTGTGTCAGGCCTGTTAATGGATTTCTTGGGGGAGATATTATTTTGGTCCAGTAAGCCGCATGCTTAATATATGAGTGACAGATCTGActcatgcagagagagaaaataataataaaaaaataagaagaaaagaacagcactgcagatatttgctgagaagaaaaaaaagagaataattcGGTATTAACAATAAAGCACGTTATCaagcaagaggaaaaaaaagtcccaaCTCCTCTAAACTGTCctatttttgcttctttttcatttcccccTCCTAAGAAGATAGATGATGAAAATGAGGCCAACTTGCTGGCAGTGCTCACAGAGACCCTGGACAGCATCCCGGTGGACGAGGACGGATTGCCTTCGTTTGAGGCCCTGGCAGATGGGGACGTGACCAATGCCAGCGACCAGAGCTGTCCCTCCACGCCTGACggctccccccccaccccagaagCAGAGGAGCCGTCTCTAGTAAGATCCCCACCACCGCCGCCACCCCCTGCATGATCCGTGGTCCCCTCCCACGGCCGTGGGTGCACCAGATAGCTCAGCCATAGCACTTACTGACCAAAAATGGCTGCAGAAGGCGGGCCCCACCGTGATTAAACTTCAGTCCCTGCATCTTCGTGAGTGGATCGAAGCCACGGAGATGAAAGGGAATATGGAGGTGAATTGGTATTCATTTCACCACACAGGATGTACATGCAGCGACGGTTTGGGGATAAAGATACGTGAAACTATGATAAATGCCCGAAATCAAGATTCACTGTAACCATTAGTAGATATCTCTTTTCATGGGGGTGCTCTTTAATCATCCTCGAAACAATGCAGGTTGCAGATACTGAAGAACAGCACATCTGCATTCTGTATAGAGTGCACTCATTCACAGATCAGCTCTGCTCCTCTGAAACCACTCAGTCCTgcttctgctctgtgtgcagtggCTTGAACTGGAGAGATAATCTGACTTGTTTCCACAGTCACTGTTTGTACTCCATGCAGGCCCCATATAATGGAACCCAACACACACGTCCGCATCTGATTGTGTTTTGTGCTGAAACATTACTCGGCCCATGCGGACATTGTCACACCTGTTGTGGCGACACGGGCTCCTTGTCAGATTCTCTCGTCCTCAGAGAAGATGAACAGATTGTAGATTTCAGTCCGCATGGGTGCTGTttgactgtgcgtgtgtgtgtgtgtgtgtgtgttttcttcctGAAGACAAACCTAATTACCCAACACCCCCGGCGGCACATAGACAAAAGCCAATCAGCCGCTCCCCGTGATGGTTTAATTAAGTGTGGTTGAAGACATTTAGAGGAACATGCACGCCCCGTCCTCCCATATAAaccctctctttcctttgtctttgtctttgcagCTAAAGAAGCTCCTGCTGGCTCCCGCTAACTCACAGCTCAGCTATAATCAATACACAGGTGGCAAGGCGCAAAACCATGCAGCCAGCAACCACCGAATCCGACCAACACCTGCTGTCATCAAGGTAGCGCCCCATTGTAGTGTTATGTTAAAAGCTGCATTTCTGGACCTCCATGTTTGTTTACTCTATTTTTTGGTCACACTCTCAAAGTATGTTAAACTTCTCATGTATATTAAACACGTCTCATGGTCTCCACCAGTTGTCTCCAGTTGAACCAAAACCGTAAATGAATGTAACTGCAGTCCCCAAATGGCACAGATATATAATAGAGATATTCTGTATCCGTGTCATTCTCAAGCCTtgtgcaaaaatacacatagtGCAACAGTTAATATGTAAAGGTTTTGCTTCCTTGGTGTTAGAGGAAGAATTTAATTACCGCTAGGTCAAAGTGTATTATATCCTTTCACCATTACAGTAGAAATATGTAATAGGAAATTGAGTGAAAGACATAAGAAAAAGCTgttaattgaattgaaaatcCCTCCTTCGTGTTgcttgtaatttcattttttgtacagaGCTTAAGATTGAGCACATTATGGTGATGCAGGTTTAGTccttttctgaaactgaaaatctgCTATGCAATACGGATGGAATAGATTCAATTGCATTTTAGtccacaaaaatcaaaaatatcaaGAAGACGAATGGGTGgatgcctttttttaaatgacgtTCTTTCATCGGTTTCTGGAGGGAGCCGTTCCTCTGACtcagctgtgagtgtgttttgcTGATTTTAGAAGCACCTGATTTAGAAAGGTGGTTGAGCGTGACTTTTGTTTGCAGACAGAGAACCCCTGGAACAGCAAGCCGAGGGGagcctgtctgcagcagagccgGCCAGTGAGGCGCCCCTGCACAGAGCTGCTCAAGTACCTCACGGCCGACAACGACGCGCTTCACACCAAAGCCGGCGAGCCGAAAAGCACCCGGGGCGGcggaggcagcagcagagacaaaaGCGGAAGCGCTTGCTCTTCCTCATCCTCGTCCTCGCCGTCCTcgtcctccacctcctccttctcctccctgtcctccgcctcctcctcatcctcctcttcgtcctcctccAAGAAGAAGCCGTCGTCCCCGCTGTGCCAGCCTCAGCAGCAGCCGCCGCAGCGAGGTGAGAGCTGGACTGCCGGCGGGTGGTGTGTGGCCGGTGTGGGTGCTGGGAAGTGGAGAGGTTGCGATCGCGGGGTTGGCACTGAGGGACAGTCTGAACCCACAGCACCTGCTCCTATCCCCCCAGCCCGTAGGAACAGCCGCGGCAATGCCCGCCTCAAACTGGAGCGCAGGCCGTCCAGTGAAGAAGGAAGGCCGCCAGGTCAGCAGCCTGCCCTGGATGCGGGGCACCTGGCAGCCGCTAGGTTCATTAGGTACATGCATTCttattctctccctcccagagTGATGGGTCAGTCAGGCAGCTGTGGGCGTTGCCGTGAGGAGGAGGGCGGCGCTTCGGCTAGCGAGCGCTCGGGCGAGGCCAGGCACATGTGTAGGCACATCGCAGTGACTACCCAGCAAAGACAGGAACCAGGGCACCCGTTACTTAGCCAGCTGCTGTTGTCCAAGCAGAAGCCTGCCGGGCACCAGGGTCACCTGCACCCACCTGTTTTCCCTCAGGCCAGCAGGGGCGCTCCCCAAGAAACCACTCCCGGCCTCCTCAGAGGAGATGGGCCTCCCAGGAGGACCGGTGGGAGAATTAGCAGAGATACGTGCACTGCAGGTCTCTGGTGCAACAGACAGGCCCAGCAGCCTGGTCTGGAGCTCTTGGCTCCTGAAGCAGACGCAGGCCGCAGGGTTACTGAGCCATGCGTGGGGCTGGAGTGGGGATGGGCAGAGGGCCGCGTGGAGCAGGCCGGCTGTGTCGGGGACGATGTCCACAATGATGTCATGGGCAGCCCCATGTCGTGCGCGCAGGGACCCCCAAGCCCCCTCTTCCCAGACTCTGTAGTTCCAGTAGGAGACCTCAACCTCTCCATCACACAAGAGCAGCACCTACACAGACAGGCACTCTGCAGCTACCCCGACGACCAGGTCCTCCCACTGTTAGGTAATCTTCGCTGCATCCCcgcccctctctttttctccctctcctgctttAACCGCTTCCCTAGTTTGACTCCATACTAACCCCTATGCTAATTTGAACTTAACAATCACTTTGAAGACAGTCAGCCAACTGCACCCTCTATTCCAGGAGACGGCAGCTTTCAAAACAGGCTGCAGGGAAGTGAGACACTTTCAATTCCCGCCGAGCGCTAGCTCAAGATTAAATTTagtgggggtgggaggaggcTGTTATGTCTCGATACATTAAGGCATTTTTAAGTCAGCCAATTTCTGGCTAGATCAAGCTGAATGTTTGTATATGGAGTTGCAGCCGAGCACTGCTATAATGACATAGTTGTTTAACTGAAAGGCATTCCTTAGCTGCAGTCAGAGATAATCAGAGCCTCAGGCAACTGCACAAGCTTCCTTGActgctctttcttcctctgctttGGTTCtctgcatgtaaaaattgcttttaaagTGCTATAGTCGGGTTTCACACGGCATAATATAcaatgtttgtgcttttttctgttcGGTTGAGTTGGTTCGTCTTGACAAACATTGAATCAGAATGCATATGTCATTACTTCATCCTGCCTCAAACAGGGAATTGTCAACAAAAAAGGGGTCTAGTTAGAAGCTATTttataaaaaggaaatggaaaatattcCAGCCATACGGGGGTTGAGTTTGTGACAACACTGCTTTCAATGACCTAATCTGAAATTGATATGTAGATGTGGAACTGAATTCTTCAGAGCTCAGTGTGATCTAGTTAAATAATTACCCATGCTCCTTTGTGTTCTACAGCCAAACCAACCACCTTGCCACTTCCTTTGACCCCAGAGTCTCCAAAGTAAGTGAGAGagtttttcaacatttttagacaacaaatcaaaaaggaaacaaaccctgacaaacaagcaaaaaagaaaaaaaaaaacctgaggcATTCTGTactttcatttccatttgtaaaatcattaaaaagtaTGGCTGTCTTTCCCCTCAAAAATCAAatggcattgttttttgtttttcagtgaccACAAGGGATCACCATTTGAGAACAAAACCATTGAACGCACATTGAGTGTGGAGCTATCTGGAACCCCAGGTAAACAAatgatgatttttgttttttttagataaataCAGTGCTTACAGAAACCCTGCTATTTTCTTTACCTGTGGAAGGTAGACGAAAAACTCGATTTTACCATGCGGCAGGGCGACCTGCTTTATAGGATTGAAAAATCAGGACTCTGTGAATAAACTGCTAAGGGTTAAAATGGCTGCTCCTGGCTTTCTCTTCAGTCTTAATAGTTTCATAAAAGATCAGGGTTCAAGGTGAAGGAACATTGGGTTCATTTTATGTGCCTCCATATTGATTAGGCTCCTTCCCCCCTGGCTCATAGGGAACTTCTTCGCTCCATTTAAGAGTTAATCTCTCTCTCCTATTGTCATGTCTGGATGGTAATGCTCTTTGACTGCAATGCTCACTTATCCGATACATCACAGACAAATTGATGTGGccttattattgttttaattggcTTTGCCACGTAATTCAGTTTGCTGATATTATCTTTGTCTTTGCAGACAATCTGATAATTTGATTAGAGACATGAAGGTAATTTCCAATGGTAAGGCTGATATTTATGTGAACAATGGCATTTTATAAATGAGGTCAGTGCAGAAGGGTGtgttattattatagttattattatttgtagtcGTAGTAGTAGTAGCGGTATTGGTAGTACTGCAGTGcattatatattaattaaacACATTGGTGAAAACAATAGGCAAAGGTAATTAAACTTAAATGAAGTGAGTGGCAGCTGATGCTATAAAACACTGAGCTTCAGcagttctctctctgcatgaaTTATGTTGGTAATTATATCAGTATCCCACAAGCTGTGATTAATCATTCCGggtcaataaaaacaaaatgtctgccCTTTTACTCATAATGGCTTGTGGTGAATGGGCATTTCAGTATTCATTTACCACCCTGAAAGAGCCCtggatgcatgcacacattttctgtaattccTTCCCAAATCAGATGCCATGCCCTGAGGCTTCAGGCAGTGTTTGGTGGGTAATGTAGTTGAGTGGGCATAGTCATGGGCTTTGAGGCGGAGTTTGGATGCAGAAATCAGATGTTGAGGCTCTGTGATGACCCCTAATGTTTGATTTAACCTGAAACGTGTTCCTACTCAACTGTGGCCttgtatctgcatgtgtgtgtgtttgcgcctgtgtgttgtgtgtgtgtgttgatggtgCGAGGAGGGGGGGTTAAGGACATCAGGGTCACCTAGTCCGTTACTTAGTTTCAAGTGTAATCAAAATCTGttaatatttccttatttatACTGCCGGCTTTGGCCCCTTGCCAGAAACAAAATCCAACACATAAATACCTAGTAGTCCTTTTGCAGGAATAAGGCCAAATCCCCATTTTTATCCCTGATCTATCCATAGTTAATAAGGATATAGCCTGAACCTCACCCTCACCAAAATGTTATAGGATTATATCCTGGTAAAAGCCATTAGAGGGAGAACATGTGAAGATTGACTCGTTCAACTCTGGGATTAGTTTTTCCGGTGTCATGACTACCCTGTCTGAAACTTGGGAAAGAATGAAAGTCTGAGTTAATGATTCGTGAGGGAACctgcttgtgatttttttccatgagaaTTATGCCTATACACTTAATTTGagattaaattgttttaattggtAACCTGGTGCATGAGGACTGGAGAGGGTGAAATTGCCCACAGAAACATTCACATGGAGCCAGGTTTTCTGTGGGGTTGTTTACTCATTAAACATAATGGTTTTAAATCAACACTTTAAATTCACTTCTTCctctgcaaaaagaaaaagacacattCCTAAAAGGCCTTTCCAGCATGCCTTtccaggctgttttttttcagggtaTCTCTTTGTCattgagacagagaaaggcctATGATGACTATTTCAAATAAAGAGAAGCGATATTAATATCTAAACTTAAAGCACTTGGGGGGATACTGTTTTACAAAGACAGGCCTATATCTGTGGATTTTACTGTCTCCCTGGCTCACTCTTACCTGATTTATCTTGCATTTTGTGGCAAGAGATAGCACTCACCAAACAAGTGGTGCACGGCGCAGAATTATCATGCTTAAATACCAACAGTCACAATGCAGTCGGTGCAGGTTTTAACTCTGTTGGTGCCCCCACTGTCAAAATTGGCAGCGATACCTTCAAGAAACTTGGAACCCAAACAACAGACTACTTTCTGAAAGCTTTGCAGTTCATTCAGAGTAATGTGGCAGCATTGTACCGCTGTGCTAATAGATTGACTGTCTGCTGCCATGTCTTTAATGATGCTGTGATGAGGCCTGGGTCATCCTAACTATGGCTGTTTGCACAGCCTCTGTAGCTAGAGTGGGATCCACCCTTAAGTCAAACCTAATTAACAGTTGTGATATCCCTCGTACAATTTACAGCATGGGACAAACATGTTTGATTTGTTCACATGTGTGCATCCGGCATGGGCAGCTTTGAGTGAAAGGTGTACATTTATCTtaattctgatttattttagAGCCTTTAATAGCTCTCACTTTATGACCCTGTTTGCACTATTTGCACAGATGGTGTTTCAGTAGCAAAAAAGAAGTTACTTGGCGGagcccaccaccacccccccgcccccaccttcCTCCCCTTGCTTTTACAGCTCATTTCATCTGCGTAATCATAAATAAAGCAAAGCCCTGGCCCTGCTGAAATACTGTATGAGCCTTGCATCTGATTGTTTGCGTATCTGGGAGAGCGCAGTATCATGTACCAGAGAAGGCGTTACTCTCGTGTGTAAGAAGCACTCCTCTCGGACGCACAGAAACGCCACAGGAGCACactggtgccccccccccttttcaatACCCCGGAAAACGTCCAGAAAATAGACCCACTACACCAGATGTGACGGCGCATTCTCACTAATGGCCACTGCTGGTTGCTGCTCACCAAAGGCCAGCACTCAAAGCGAGCGGTAAAAGAAAAGGACGAAACCCATTGAAAAGGTCCGAATTAAATTCCAGAGAgaatttcagttgttttgtgtgagtgcattaaCAGTGCCGTAAAGCGCTACCTCTCAGGCCTTCATGTATAATTGCCATCTGTCAGCACATAAATCTGTCAGGATGGGTGAGGCTCAGGGAAGAGGGAGATATGCAGGAAATCCAtgagggaacagcagcaggatTGCCCACTAGTCAGTATGTTTTCATTACAAGTTTAATATCACAGTATGTATAATGTAACAGTATCACAGATTAGCTTAGGCATAATAATGTATTCCCTGTCTCGGAGTGAAAAACTGTATGAgtggaaaaaacatacatatatccTCTGGATACTGggtaaatgtttctttttattcaaGTTTTTTGGCCGGTGTCCTGTGTATATTATCCTTTTGAAGGATCTGGCATTTTCAGTGATACCGGCATGACCGTGGACCTCGCTCTTTGTGTCAGTGGTTAATGCATGATTTTTCATGCATGGGGATTTGCCAAGGTTAGGAAGGGGCGTAGAAGCTCAGCCATGTACTACCACGCTATATTAAGTTACACAGAGCATTACATTAATCTGTCAAGATTGCAATAAAATACGGATCAGGATTAGGCGGAATGAAAGTGAATATTTTAATCAAGCCTGTGTGTCTACTGTCCGTAAACAGGCTGCAGGCGAATTATTATAATTCCATTCCGTTTTATTGCCCCTCAGGTCTGACACCACCTACCACGCCTCCTCACAAAGCCAGTCAAGAGAATCCTTTCAAAACATCGATCAAAACCAAGCTGTCCTCATGCACCTCCTCGGCCCTGGTGAAGAAGGCCCGCCTGGACGCCGCCCCTTCCTGCGCCCTGCCGGCGGGTCCCGTGAGGAAGGGCCCGGAGCAGACTGAGCTATACGCCCAGCTGAGCAAGGCGCCCCCGCTGCctgctggggggagggaggagtgcAAGGGCAAGCGTGCCGCCCCGCGCGGCTTTGGCGACCATGACTATTGCCAGTTTGCAAGCACAAAGCGGGACCCTTCCCTGGGCCTCCCACTCGGCTGTCCGGGCGGCAGGCATACGGAATGCAGGGGCGCCGCCGCGCCCTCCTCGTCCGCcgtttcttcctcctcctcttcttcctcgtCTGTGGCGGAGCAGTTGCAGAGCTTTCCCTCTGCGGAGCTAGAGCTGTGTCTGGACAGGGAGGGCGGGCAGCAGGGTCAACCCCCGCAGGCCGACCGGCCCGACGACGGCGGCCACTCTGGCAGGAGGAAGCCGCTCCGCGATCAGGAGATCCGGGCGGAGCTCAACAAGCACTTTGGCAACCCCAAGCAAGCCATTTACAGTGAGGAGAAGCAGCCGGGCGCCCTGCTGCCCGAGGAGAGCGACTCCGGCGACGAGTACTACTGCAAGCTGCCGGGCTACGTGCACCCGGGCCTGCCCCTGGAGGGCGTCTTCGAGGACAGCGAGGACGAGCCCGAGCGCCTCCTGTACCCCTGGGAGGGGACCCACCTGGACCTGCTCTTCGAGGGCTCCCCGTCCTGCTCCCCATCCGGCTCCTCCCCTTCACGGAGCTCCGTGTCCCCGCCCACgtccctcttctcctctcagcACTTCCGCTGGCCCCGGCCCGCCTCCCTGTCCCGCTCCCGGTCCCGTTCCCACTCCAGATCCGCATCCTACCGCCGGTGGCGGTCACACTCCCGGTCCCCCTACTCCCGCTCCCGCTCCAGGTCTCCGCTCAGCCGCTCGGCCTCACGGTAAGACCGCGTTCTTGCCACGTCGTTCGGGTGCAAACCGCACCGGAGTTAACTTAAAGGCCAGATGAAAGGCGGCTGGCTTAGTCTGGTCACAGCAGGAGTCAAGTCTTGCAAGTAGACATCTTTCTTAGCCAGCATGACTGGTGTCAGGGTGAATTTGGGAGCTAGACAGACGCGACACTTGTGTCTTTCCCCACTTCTTTGAACAGGTTTTGTATTTGTTGCGTGTGCAGAATGGGATGAGATGAATACATGTTTTTACCAATTCAAGCAAACAGGATGGCACAAAGAGTTACCCGTGATAACTCAATTGATGCATACCGTAGGGATGCCGACTGTGAGTTCTACCAATGAGCCCCTTCTCTTGCCTCCCCCATTGAGCATAACCTTGTATCTCTCATCACTCAGAATATTCCACCATGTGTGAACAGGCCTCCCTATGTTCGCCTCTGAAATGGGGAGAAGGTTAAGCAGCTGTAATGAAGTCTAATGAGCATGATTAGAAACCACAGAACCCAGGTGAAGAGATCAGAGAAGGCCCTGCGGCGGTCCCCGCCCATGGCTTCATTTGCTCCTCCAAATTAAGAATTGAATAGACGCTTCCCATTCATCTCACAGTTCCCCTGTATTTTCTAATGAATCAACAGCAACAGGAAACAATGCCCGGAGCTTCACACTATTCCACTTCCAGGGCTTTCATTACCTTGCATTGAAATTGGAGAtttatctctctgtttttttttccctctccctccatttctctacCCCCTGTATTTGATGGTGCAGGGTTTTAGCGGCAGCTGTTGTTTTGCTTATCAGCGCTCCCATCTGTCTGGGGAGATGAAAGGCAGACCAGAGAGTGCGCTGTCCTGGACACTCTCCTCTTTGAAGACAGTTACAGCATCACAGTGCACTGGAAGACAATATTTACACTGTCGCCTTTGATTGGAAAATAGAGAAAAAGgctttggggtggggggcgggaaAGGATGTGAAAATGGTAGTGGATTCAAGGGCAGCGAGGGAGACTGTTTTAAAAGGGTTCATTAAGCAGTCTCCCTGCTCAGCAGGCCTGACGTGGTCAGGCATGGGTCATGCATGGTCATGCACAGATACCTCTTTGTGGTTTCATACTTCTTTTGCACACGTGAATACCTCTGTCATCTGTTTTGGGGCATATATTTGATGTGTTATATAAGTCTGTGTCACGCCCATATCCAACACGGAGCCATAACAGTCTTGCTGTTCCAGtacttttttttacctcttcTAGTTTTTATGCAGATCTCAGTCATCACTCATTAAGTCAAAAGCCTTGTTTCTGGGAGAGTTTATTTAGCACCAAGAGGTTAATTAGAGCTGTGTTTGCAGACTCAATAGGAAGCAAAAAGTGAGGCGGTTCAAGGGCctctgtttttccatctctgccttttttttttcttgcagtgcAGGTCAATGAACCAGAAACGTATCACACACCATCCACTGTTCAGCACTGTCTGCCCACACACTTTGACATCAGCTGCAGAAACCAATCACCAGTGTTTGAAATGGTGCTTCAGTGGAGAGACTGGAAGCCTTTACaagatttgaaataaaacaggaaagtGAAAGGGAAACATTTTCACTACATCGCCGCTGTCTTTGAGGCCCTGGCAGCCGTATGCAGGAGAAACACATCCACCACAAATCTTAGCTCAGCCTGCCATTATTCTACACCTTGCCTACACcatgaattcaataattaactaACTGGACATAAAGAACTCACTGTAATGGAGTCAAACGCAAGGCCTCTGTGCCAAAATGCCCCATGCTCATACAACTTGGATTTCAGCTGCACGTACATGCtcttttactgtatgtttggGGAAGAGTGAAATTGGTCTCCTAGCAACTTGTGAAGAATGCACCTGTGCAATTAAAGTAAAACCAGGAAGACATGCTGCAGATTAATATGTTCTTAGGTAGCTTTATGCAATGTGTCATTAAGTTGCATGAAAATCTGAATTCCAGAAGTCAAATCACTGATGGCAATAGGTGCACAGCATATAAAGAAAAGcaattttgaaatttgaaacagctttgtgtttacattttctctAAATATGTTTCTCATGATGAATATGAAAGTGGTTGTTGTGACTAATACCAGTCAGTGGATaatgagtgtgtatgcatgtgtgtttttcaggtcTCCTCATTATACAGATTCTAGCACTTGCAAGGCCAGGGCTCTCAaaggcccacacacacagtccagaTCCCAGTCTAGATCCCCTTTCAGCCGCAGGCCAAGGTAAGCATCCACCCTCGGCTTGTTCATACCTGCGGCCCCAGAAAAGTATAGGTATTTCTGTAATACTATCTTTTCCCAATAACAAGTTTGAAACCTAGGCTATGAGTAGCACATGAGTCACCAAAACATGAGACTTCTGGTGTCAGAGCCCCAGGAGCTGTTGAGCTCCTCCGTATGCCTGCCCACCCACATTTTCCCATTCCGACGGCCATATTTTTCTCTGCTAGCCTGTTCTGCACAGCTGGCACTCTATCTCCAAAGTACCCAGTGCCCAGATATACAGTGCTGTACACAAATAGGGGGTCCTGGCAGGCCCTTTGAACgaaaaaacaaatcactcaAGAGAACTGTGAAATGATGAGTCACATCATTTCAGATGACCAAAAAATCGCAAGTGCTTAATGACTACGGCTTTTGGAGGAaagttgcacttttttttctggcaaatgTCTAACTAAGCAGAAAGTAATGACATGTGAAGTTGTGCTGACAGTGCCAGCTGCCCTAGTCAGAACGCTCTCCCCGCCACCCCATCCTGTGGGAAACATAACCTTTGCGCTGAGAAAGAGGgcttattaatgtgtttatttggcTCGGTTCAGATTTGAAAACG includes:
- the ppargc1a gene encoding peroxisome proliferator-activated receptor gamma coactivator 1-alpha isoform X1 produces the protein MEGYALSEDELFSSCLHNFTWENPHDQCAALVGEDQPLCPDLPELDLSELDVSDLDADSFLGGLKWYSDQSEIISSQYGNEASNLFEKIDDENEANLLAVLTETLDSIPVDEDGLPSFEALADGDVTNASDQSCPSTPDGSPPTPEAEEPSLLKKLLLAPANSQLSYNQYTGGKAQNHAASNHRIRPTPAVIKTENPWNSKPRGACLQQSRPVRRPCTELLKYLTADNDALHTKAGEPKSTRGGGGSSRDKSGSACSSSSSSSPSSSSTSSFSSLSSASSSSSSSSSSKKKPSSPLCQPQQQPPQRAKPTTLPLPLTPESPNDHKGSPFENKTIERTLSVELSGTPGLTPPTTPPHKASQENPFKTSIKTKLSSCTSSALVKKARLDAAPSCALPAGPVRKGPEQTELYAQLSKAPPLPAGGREECKGKRAAPRGFGDHDYCQFASTKRDPSLGLPLGCPGGRHTECRGAAAPSSSAVSSSSSSSSSVAEQLQSFPSAELELCLDREGGQQGQPPQADRPDDGGHSGRRKPLRDQEIRAELNKHFGNPKQAIYSEEKQPGALLPEESDSGDEYYCKLPGYVHPGLPLEGVFEDSEDEPERLLYPWEGTHLDLLFEGSPSCSPSGSSPSRSSVSPPTSLFSSQHFRWPRPASLSRSRSRSHSRSASYRRWRSHSRSPYSRSRSRSPLSRSASRSPHYTDSSTCKARALKGPHTQSRSQSRSPFSRRPRYDSYEEYQHERLKREEHQRDHEKREYERAEQRERQRQKAIEERRVVYVGRLRCNSTRTELKRRFEVFGEIEECAVNLRDDGDNFGFITYRYTCDAFAALENGHTLRRSDEPQFELCFGGRKQFSKSNYTDLDSHSDDFDPASTKSKYDSMDFDSLLREAQCSLRR
- the ppargc1a gene encoding peroxisome proliferator-activated receptor gamma coactivator 1-alpha isoform X3; amino-acid sequence: MAWDRCNQDSVWREFECAALVGEDQPLCPDLPELDLSELDVSDLDADSFLGGLKWYSDQSEIISSQYGNEASNLFEKIDDENEANLLAVLTETLDSIPVDEDGLPSFEALADGDVTNASDQSCPSTPDGSPPTPEAEEPSLLKKLLLAPANSQLSYNQYTGGKAQNHAASNHRIRPTPAVIKTENPWNSKPRGACLQQSRPVRRPCTELLKYLTADNDALHTKAGEPKSTRGGGGSSRDKSGSACSSSSSSSPSSSSTSSFSSLSSASSSSSSSSSSKKKPSSPLCQPQQQPPQRAKPTTLPLPLTPESPNDHKGSPFENKTIERTLSVELSGTPGLTPPTTPPHKASQENPFKTSIKTKLSSCTSSALVKKARLDAAPSCALPAGPVRKGPEQTELYAQLSKAPPLPAGGREECKGKRAAPRGFGDHDYCQFASTKRDPSLGLPLGCPGGRHTECRGAAAPSSSAVSSSSSSSSSVAEQLQSFPSAELELCLDREGGQQGQPPQADRPDDGGHSGRRKPLRDQEIRAELNKHFGNPKQAIYSEEKQPGALLPEESDSGDEYYCKLPGYVHPGLPLEGVFEDSEDEPERLLYPWEGTHLDLLFEGSPSCSPSGSSPSRSSVSPPTSLFSSQHFRWPRPASLSRSRSRSHSRSASYRRWRSHSRSPYSRSRSRSPLSRSASRSPHYTDSSTCKARALKGPHTQSRSQSRSPFSRRPRYDSYEEYQHERLKREEHQRDHEKREYERAEQRERQRQKAIEERRVVYVGRLRCNSTRTELKRRFEVFGEIEECAVNLRDDGDNFGFITYRYTCDAFAALENGHTLRRSDEPQFELCFGGRKQFSKSNYTDLDSHSDDFDPASTKSKYDSMDFDSLLREAQCSLRR